Proteins encoded within one genomic window of Geotalea daltonii FRC-32:
- a CDS encoding DUF5684 domain-containing protein codes for MGAVSRNLVLVLLAWLMLVGVCLGKQVYLKDGSIIDCESSWRRGNQVIVKVNRDVVLDFERNEVDLKRTFPETRKKPKQIKRKNIAHAAVPPSAVNQAAAAAAPPAAAAAQPPVSAPAPALKQAQPVAATVPAPSPVPATATATATAPAPVPASPVQPEATQPAPADPASPPDKAEQERKMKEAAEMMAEAIKKQDPELLKKAVEAQKNAVPPEQRAQSRGLSIKILLFLLVFTLLIVISMWVVYEKAGQPGWHSIIPIYNMYVLMEISGKPWWWMFLLFIPVVGFIIYLLAMLSLAQRFGRGVVYGLGLFFLPMFFFPMLAFGGAQYEG; via the coding sequence ATGGGCGCAGTATCGAGAAATCTGGTTCTGGTTTTATTGGCATGGCTGATGCTCGTTGGAGTATGTCTCGGCAAGCAGGTCTATCTCAAGGATGGAAGTATTATCGATTGCGAATCATCCTGGCGGAGGGGAAATCAGGTTATCGTCAAGGTAAACCGGGACGTTGTACTGGATTTCGAGCGAAACGAGGTGGATCTGAAGCGTACTTTCCCGGAGACCAGGAAAAAGCCTAAACAGATCAAAAGAAAAAATATCGCCCACGCTGCTGTGCCACCCAGCGCTGTGAATCAGGCAGCAGCAGCTGCTGCACCTCCTGCCGCAGCTGCTGCACAGCCCCCTGTATCCGCTCCTGCGCCAGCCTTGAAACAGGCCCAGCCTGTGGCTGCCACAGTACCTGCCCCCAGTCCGGTCCCGGCTACGGCTACTGCTACTGCTACTGCCCCTGCCCCTGTCCCTGCATCGCCGGTGCAGCCGGAAGCGACTCAACCAGCCCCGGCAGATCCTGCTTCACCCCCTGATAAGGCGGAGCAAGAACGAAAGATGAAGGAAGCCGCTGAAATGATGGCTGAGGCAATCAAGAAGCAGGACCCTGAATTGTTGAAAAAGGCAGTCGAGGCGCAGAAAAACGCTGTGCCGCCGGAGCAAAGGGCGCAATCAAGGGGCCTGAGCATCAAGATACTGTTGTTTCTACTTGTGTTTACCCTGCTGATCGTTATTTCCATGTGGGTGGTTTATGAAAAAGCAGGTCAACCGGGCTGGCACAGTATCATCCCCATTTACAACATGTATGTGCTGATGGAAATATCAGGCAAGCCTTGGTGGTGGATGTTTCTTCTCTTTATTCCCGTGGTAGGCTTCATCATCTACCTGCTGGCCATGCTTTCGTTGGCCCAAAGATTTGGCAGAGGTGTCGTGTATGGCCTGGGGCTGTTCTTTTTGCCCATGTTCTTCTTCCCGATGCTCGCCTTTGGCGGTGCGCAGTATGAAGGGTAA
- a CDS encoding RluA family pseudouridine synthase: MILKASVSAELAGMRLDDGARQLFPELSKTQIRRIIDWGGCTISDALVRVASRQLREGDLISLGVMEPERCVEITYGKGDLLYEDGGYLAINKAAGLNSQRTPYQLKGTVEYAVDCYLKSLGSKEPARVIHRLDRGTSGVMFFPKHKKAATHISFLLKEGKVEKVYWALVADVPEQDQWTVDAPIAKLNKFRYGVALPGREARTAFRVITAGKGATLIEAHPFTGRTHQIRVHLAHNGLPIIGDATYGGDHAPRMMLHCRTMAFTSREGKEISATAPPDEAFRQVCRDFGIEIDQFQP, from the coding sequence ATGATCCTCAAGGCCTCGGTTTCAGCTGAATTGGCAGGCATGCGCCTGGATGACGGGGCCAGGCAGCTCTTCCCCGAACTTTCCAAGACCCAGATTCGCCGCATCATCGACTGGGGAGGCTGCACCATCTCGGATGCCCTGGTGCGGGTTGCCTCAAGGCAGTTGCGGGAAGGGGACCTGATCTCCCTTGGCGTGATGGAGCCTGAGCGGTGCGTGGAAATCACCTATGGCAAGGGAGATCTGCTCTACGAGGATGGAGGCTACCTGGCCATCAACAAGGCGGCCGGCCTCAACAGCCAGCGCACCCCTTACCAGCTGAAGGGGACGGTGGAATATGCGGTGGACTGCTACCTCAAATCCCTCGGATCAAAGGAGCCGGCCCGGGTCATCCACCGTCTCGATCGCGGCACCTCGGGAGTGATGTTTTTCCCGAAGCACAAGAAGGCCGCCACCCATATTTCTTTCCTGCTCAAGGAGGGAAAGGTGGAAAAGGTCTACTGGGCGCTGGTTGCAGATGTTCCTGAGCAAGACCAGTGGACGGTGGACGCCCCCATCGCCAAGTTGAACAAGTTCCGATACGGGGTGGCCCTCCCTGGCCGGGAGGCGCGTACCGCCTTCCGAGTCATCACCGCCGGCAAAGGGGCAACCCTGATCGAGGCCCATCCCTTTACCGGACGGACCCATCAAATCAGGGTCCATCTCGCCCACAACGGCCTGCCAATCATCGGCGATGCCACCTACGGCGGCGACCATGCCCCCCGCATGATGCTTCACTGCCGGACCATGGCCTTCACCTCCAGGGAGGGAAAGGAAATCAGCGCCACGGCCCCGCCCGATGAGGCTTTTCGCCAGGTATGCCGTGATTTCGGAATTGAGATCGACCAGTTCCAGCCATAA
- a CDS encoding YchJ family protein, which yields MNSCPCGSGSTYETCCQPLINGASQAETAEQLMRSRYSAYVKVETDYILETTHPEHRQNFDPEGTKQWAEQSVWDGLEIVSTEKGGAADTDGTVEFIARFREKGVRKTHHELAEFKKDAGRWFFTDGSAVPARPLVSSKVGRNDPCPCGSGQKYKKCCGK from the coding sequence ATGAACAGTTGTCCCTGCGGATCGGGCAGCACCTATGAAACTTGCTGCCAACCGCTGATCAATGGCGCCAGCCAGGCGGAGACGGCAGAACAGTTGATGCGGTCCCGCTATTCGGCCTATGTGAAGGTGGAAACAGATTACATCCTGGAAACGACCCATCCTGAGCACCGGCAGAATTTTGACCCCGAAGGAACCAAGCAGTGGGCGGAACAATCTGTCTGGGATGGCCTGGAAATCGTTTCAACCGAAAAAGGGGGGGCTGCTGACACTGATGGGACGGTGGAATTCATTGCCCGCTTTCGTGAGAAAGGTGTGAGAAAGACCCATCACGAGCTGGCAGAGTTCAAAAAGGATGCTGGGCGCTGGTTTTTTACCGACGGCTCGGCCGTACCAGCCAGACCCCTGGTCAGCAGCAAGGTGGGACGCAATGATCCCTGCCCCTGCGGCAGCGGCCAGAAATACAAGAAGTGCTGCGGCAAATAA
- a CDS encoding NAD(P)H-quinone oxidoreductase, protein MKAVLLEGFGGAEVLKVGEVDKPTPKENEVLVKVMATSINRPDLVQREGKYPPPPGDSEILGLEVSGIIEALGPNVAGWKVGDRVMSLVGGGGYAEYAVAYANHLMPIPESMTFEEAACVCESYITAFLNIFMLGEFKDGQTAILHGGGGGVNTAGIQLCRALAPTSRLIVTASPEKMERVKAVGADLLINFRETPDFSEIVKEYTSKKGVDLVLDHIGAKYLAPNMNSLAYKGKLVIIGVTSGIKAELNLALMMVKRQQIIGSVLRSRPVSEKGEIVAEFTRRALPKFADRTIIPIIEKVFTIDQVADAHLMMEEDKHFGKIVLKIGA, encoded by the coding sequence ATGAAAGCTGTATTGCTGGAAGGTTTCGGTGGCGCCGAGGTGCTCAAGGTGGGTGAGGTGGATAAACCCACACCAAAGGAAAACGAGGTGCTGGTCAAGGTCATGGCCACTTCCATCAATCGTCCCGACCTGGTGCAGCGGGAAGGCAAATACCCACCTCCGCCGGGTGATTCGGAAATTCTCGGTCTGGAAGTTTCTGGCATTATCGAAGCCCTGGGGCCGAACGTTGCCGGCTGGAAAGTGGGAGATCGGGTCATGTCATTGGTTGGTGGCGGCGGTTATGCCGAGTATGCAGTGGCCTATGCCAATCACCTGATGCCGATCCCTGAATCCATGACCTTTGAAGAGGCAGCCTGCGTCTGCGAATCTTACATTACGGCTTTTCTCAATATTTTCATGCTGGGCGAATTCAAAGATGGTCAGACTGCCATTCTCCATGGCGGCGGTGGCGGCGTCAACACGGCGGGCATCCAGCTTTGCCGGGCACTGGCCCCAACTTCCAGGCTCATCGTCACCGCTTCTCCGGAGAAAATGGAGCGGGTCAAGGCGGTTGGCGCCGACCTGCTGATCAATTTCCGCGAGACTCCGGATTTCAGCGAGATCGTCAAGGAGTACACCAGCAAGAAAGGGGTCGATCTGGTCCTGGATCACATTGGCGCCAAGTATCTGGCCCCCAACATGAACTCCCTGGCTTACAAGGGAAAGTTGGTTATTATCGGCGTCACCAGCGGCATCAAGGCTGAGCTCAACCTGGCGCTGATGATGGTTAAAAGGCAGCAGATCATCGGTTCGGTGCTCCGTTCCCGGCCGGTGAGTGAAAAAGGGGAGATCGTCGCCGAATTTACCAGAAGGGCGCTGCCGAAATTCGCAGACCGGACCATTATTCCGATTATCGAGAAGGTCTTTACCATTGACCAGGTGGCGGATGCCCACCTGATGATGGAAGAGGACAAGCATTTCGGCAAGATTGTGCTGAAAATCGGAGCCTGA
- a CDS encoding complex I NDUFA9 subunit family protein encodes MNIFVSGGTGFVGGHLRKALLERGHHLKLLVHRPSGSYEPGVEQVEGDVTRPETFVRHFAGCDAVINLVGIIREFPSRGVTFQRLHVEATRNQVEAAKQAGIKRYLQMSALGTRDGATSRYHRTKYQAEQFVRDSQLDYTIFRPSIVFGPKDDFINKLAGMIRTLPAVPVIGDGKYRLQPIAGDDVARCFAMALEMPETIGKTYDLCGSTRLSYNDLLDCIGRALGKSHVSKIPNPLVLMKLVVPLFQNIPAFPITMDQLLMLIEENICDGAWRDTFGFEPQDFDTGIRGYLQ; translated from the coding sequence ATGAATATATTTGTCAGCGGCGGTACGGGATTTGTCGGCGGGCATTTGAGGAAAGCATTGTTGGAAAGAGGGCATCATCTCAAGCTCCTGGTTCACAGGCCCAGTGGCAGCTATGAGCCGGGGGTAGAGCAGGTGGAGGGGGATGTGACCCGGCCGGAGACCTTTGTCCGGCATTTTGCCGGATGCGATGCCGTCATCAACCTGGTAGGGATCATTCGCGAGTTTCCTTCGCGGGGTGTAACCTTTCAACGACTGCACGTGGAAGCTACCAGAAATCAGGTGGAGGCGGCGAAGCAGGCAGGAATCAAACGGTACCTGCAGATGTCGGCGCTGGGGACCAGAGACGGGGCAACCTCCAGGTATCACCGGACCAAGTACCAGGCCGAGCAATTTGTGCGGGACTCCCAACTTGATTACACTATCTTTCGGCCGTCGATCGTCTTTGGCCCGAAGGATGATTTCATCAACAAGCTGGCCGGGATGATCAGGACTCTCCCGGCGGTGCCGGTCATCGGTGACGGCAAATATCGACTGCAACCAATTGCCGGAGACGATGTGGCGCGCTGTTTTGCCATGGCACTGGAGATGCCGGAGACTATCGGCAAGACCTATGATTTGTGCGGCAGCACCCGCCTCAGCTATAACGATCTGCTTGATTGCATCGGTCGAGCCCTCGGCAAATCCCACGTAAGCAAGATTCCCAACCCGCTGGTGCTGATGAAACTGGTAGTTCCCCTTTTCCAGAATATTCCAGCCTTTCCCATCACCATGGACCAGCTGCTCATGCTCATTGAAGAAAACATTTGCGACGGGGCCTGGCGTGACACGTTCGGGTTCGAACCCCAGGACTTCGACACTGGCATCCGCGGCTATCTGCAGTGA
- a CDS encoding cyclase family protein, whose product MRIYDISQTISDKLPAYPGDPPVRIEPVMRLDLGEPANVSAVSMCSHTGTHIDVPRHCFEDGLSVDLLPLSLLMGKAVVVEITGVTAISREQLKRLPVKGEERVLLKTDNSSAGAAGIYSEEAAYLTEDGAEFLLESGVKLVGIDSLSIEREDGQAEVHRLLLRNDALILEGLKLEEVPPGHYELICLPLKIADGDGAPARAVLISRQSAAEGGFDPHTSKWPIA is encoded by the coding sequence ATGAGGATTTACGACATTTCTCAGACAATTTCTGACAAGCTGCCGGCCTATCCCGGCGATCCGCCGGTGCGCATTGAGCCTGTAATGCGCCTTGATCTGGGTGAACCTGCCAATGTCTCGGCCGTCTCCATGTGCAGCCACACCGGTACCCACATTGATGTTCCACGCCATTGTTTTGAAGATGGTTTATCGGTCGACCTGTTGCCACTGTCGCTTCTCATGGGAAAGGCGGTTGTGGTGGAAATAACAGGGGTCACGGCGATCAGCCGGGAACAGCTGAAGCGGTTGCCGGTCAAGGGTGAAGAACGTGTTTTGCTGAAGACGGATAACTCTTCGGCAGGTGCCGCTGGCATATATTCCGAGGAAGCTGCCTATCTGACGGAGGACGGGGCAGAATTTCTGCTGGAGTCGGGGGTGAAGCTGGTGGGCATCGATTCGCTTTCCATAGAGCGTGAGGATGGGCAGGCAGAGGTCCACCGTCTGCTCCTGCGCAATGATGCCCTCATTTTGGAAGGGCTCAAGCTGGAGGAGGTTCCACCGGGTCATTACGAGCTGATCTGCCTGCCTCTGAAGATAGCGGACGGGGACGGCGCTCCGGCAAGGGCGGTGTTGATCAGCCGCCAGAGCGCTGCAGAGGGCGGGTTCGATCCACATACCAGCAAGTGGCCCATTGCCTGA
- a CDS encoding dodecin — MYGNDRIYKKVEIIGVSKNGIEAAIQAAVQKAGETLENLSWFEVEEVHGHVGTDGKVSEYQVVLKAAFQLKQ, encoded by the coding sequence ATGTACGGTAATGACCGGATCTATAAAAAGGTGGAAATAATCGGCGTTTCCAAAAACGGCATCGAGGCGGCCATCCAAGCGGCGGTGCAAAAGGCGGGGGAAACACTGGAAAACCTTTCCTGGTTTGAGGTGGAAGAGGTCCACGGTCATGTAGGGACTGACGGCAAGGTCAGCGAGTACCAGGTTGTCCTGAAAGCGGCTTTTCAATTGAAGCAATGA
- the hemH gene encoding ferrochelatase → MSEKTAVVLLQMGGPDSIAAVEPFLFNLFSDREIIKIGPALLQPFIARFICRRRAPKVEAYYEQIGGKSPIRELTEAQAKALETELGDGYRAFVAMRYWKPTTIDALAAIKREGISRVIALSLYPHYSRATAGSSINELKRVLGQAGVSFQVSYIDRFYDHPLYIKALAEKVEEGLSEFSDRSRVTLVFSAHSLPQSFIDDGDPYLSHIQATVRLVMERLGNIDYHLAFQSRAGPVKWLEPSTEEMMKRLATEGRKEMLMVPLSFVSDHIETLYEVDIQYAKEAKQLGIDKFRRSPSLNSSPLFIECLAELVKSVKGEG, encoded by the coding sequence ATGTCCGAAAAAACCGCCGTAGTTCTCCTGCAGATGGGAGGACCAGACTCCATCGCCGCTGTTGAACCGTTTCTGTTCAACCTCTTTTCCGACCGGGAGATCATCAAGATCGGCCCCGCCCTTCTCCAGCCGTTCATTGCCCGCTTCATCTGCCGCAGACGTGCGCCGAAGGTGGAGGCATATTACGAGCAGATAGGGGGCAAATCGCCCATACGGGAGCTGACCGAGGCCCAGGCCAAGGCACTGGAAACGGAACTGGGGGATGGTTACCGCGCCTTTGTCGCCATGCGCTACTGGAAACCGACCACCATCGATGCCCTGGCCGCCATCAAAAGAGAAGGGATCTCCCGCGTCATCGCCCTCTCCCTTTACCCCCACTATTCAAGGGCCACCGCCGGCTCCAGCATCAACGAGCTGAAACGGGTCCTGGGACAGGCAGGGGTCAGTTTCCAGGTCAGTTATATCGACCGCTTTTATGACCATCCCCTTTACATCAAGGCCCTTGCCGAAAAAGTCGAGGAAGGCCTCTCCGAGTTCAGCGATCGCTCCCGGGTAACGCTGGTCTTCTCAGCCCATTCCCTGCCCCAGTCCTTTATCGACGACGGTGATCCCTACCTTTCCCATATCCAGGCCACGGTGCGCCTGGTCATGGAACGGCTGGGCAATATCGATTACCACCTGGCCTTCCAGTCCCGGGCCGGACCGGTCAAATGGCTGGAACCGTCCACCGAGGAAATGATGAAGCGGCTGGCTACGGAAGGGCGGAAGGAGATGCTCATGGTGCCACTCTCCTTCGTTTCAGACCACATCGAGACGCTCTACGAGGTGGATATCCAGTATGCAAAAGAGGCGAAGCAGCTGGGGATCGATAAATTCCGCCGCTCCCCGTCCCTCAACTCGTCACCGCTGTTTATCGAGTGTCTGGCGGAGCTTGTAAAAAGTGTAAAGGGTGAAGGGTGA
- a CDS encoding ferritin family protein: protein MAEQNQVCYTFEAAIEMAVTMEEEGFRHYLEAIRKVANKGAREILKDAALDELEHKHQLEKALVEGSMGSGDQLSQPVKTMNLTYVLAKKELSPNSDSREALAYAIHLENGSIDFYKRMSEGCSGAPMAALFERLLADETRHLQSLEDLYEEHFMTEN from the coding sequence ATGGCCGAGCAAAACCAGGTATGTTATACCTTTGAAGCCGCCATAGAGATGGCTGTAACAATGGAAGAAGAAGGTTTCCGCCACTATCTTGAGGCCATTCGCAAGGTGGCCAATAAGGGAGCCCGCGAGATTCTCAAGGATGCGGCACTGGATGAACTTGAGCACAAGCATCAGCTGGAAAAGGCCTTGGTGGAAGGAAGCATGGGATCAGGCGATCAGTTGAGCCAGCCGGTGAAGACCATGAACCTGACTTATGTACTGGCAAAGAAGGAACTGAGCCCCAATTCCGACTCCAGGGAGGCACTGGCCTATGCCATCCACCTGGAAAACGGTTCCATCGATTTTTACAAGCGCATGTCGGAAGGGTGTTCAGGAGCTCCCATGGCGGCATTGTTCGAGCGGTTGCTGGCCGATGAGACACGCCATTTGCAATCTCTGGAAGATCTCTACGAAGAGCACTTCATGACGGAAAACTAG
- a CDS encoding FKBP-type peptidyl-prolyl cis-trans isomerase, translated as MAQAKKGDRVKVHYTGRLEDGSVFDSSECGDNDCDCSSGPLEFTVGAGEVIPGFDQAVEGMFIDETRSVHIPVEEAYGERVEEMVAQVPRSELPAGMVPEVGQHLEVTQEDGNAFQVVITEVTDDQVTIDANHPLAGRDLNFDIRLVEIG; from the coding sequence ATGGCACAGGCAAAGAAAGGGGACCGGGTAAAGGTTCACTACACAGGAAGGCTCGAGGATGGTTCTGTTTTCGATTCTTCGGAATGTGGCGATAATGACTGCGACTGCTCTTCTGGCCCTCTGGAATTCACAGTGGGTGCGGGAGAAGTCATTCCTGGCTTTGACCAGGCTGTGGAGGGCATGTTCATCGATGAGACCCGCTCTGTACACATACCGGTGGAAGAGGCATATGGCGAGCGGGTAGAGGAAATGGTCGCCCAGGTACCTCGCAGCGAACTCCCGGCCGGCATGGTGCCGGAGGTCGGCCAGCATCTCGAGGTGACCCAGGAAGATGGTAATGCTTTTCAGGTGGTGATAACCGAGGTGACCGACGACCAGGTGACCATAGATGCCAACCATCCCCTGGCGGGAAGAGATCTTAACTTCGATATCCGGTTGGTGGAGATCGGCTGA
- a CDS encoding NUDIX hydrolase, which produces METENRTIVFNGIVVNIEQMQVKIGDKGWHPYQIVRHPGGVGILPLHEDGTVTLIRQLRPATGGFTLEIPAGRLCTGEQPILCGNRELLEETGLTATALTSLGFIHSSPGFLDEVIHLFLATGLSQGKAQPEDYEDIEAVRLPMDEALEMALDGRITDGKTIAALYRAKGRDK; this is translated from the coding sequence ATGGAAACTGAGAATAGAACCATTGTCTTCAATGGCATTGTGGTCAATATCGAGCAGATGCAAGTGAAGATCGGCGACAAAGGCTGGCACCCATACCAGATCGTCCGCCATCCGGGCGGGGTGGGTATTTTGCCGCTCCATGAGGACGGCACGGTAACCTTGATCCGGCAACTGCGCCCGGCGACTGGCGGCTTTACCCTTGAGATTCCCGCCGGCCGCCTCTGTACGGGCGAGCAACCCATTCTTTGCGGCAACCGGGAACTGCTGGAGGAAACGGGTCTCACCGCCACGGCTCTGACCTCCTTGGGCTTTATTCACTCCTCCCCCGGCTTTCTCGATGAGGTCATCCACCTCTTCCTCGCCACCGGCCTGTCACAAGGAAAGGCACAGCCGGAGGACTATGAGGATATAGAAGCGGTTCGTCTGCCCATGGATGAAGCCCTGGAGATGGCGCTGGATGGCAGGATAACCGATGGCAAAACCATTGCCGCTCTGTATCGGGCAAAAGGGAGGGACAAATGA
- the cls gene encoding cardiolipin synthase encodes MDHVLVGLLFSSLAALGLISAGHALLLKRDPRSALGWIVVCLTLPLFGPLLYWSMGINRISRRARQWLESGQRLAGWGNFSLVRKQQKACSLPPGTEHLQELRSLADRVVIADLLPANRLTPLENAEGAYPAMLEAINSATSTINLSTYIFDGDATGRRFVAALTDAAERGVEVRVIIDSLGEKYSRPTARKLLKGSKVKVGRFLPLRQGGYVNLRNHRKILVVDGKKGFTGGMNIGDRHVTERVGGPAIVKDMHFMVEGQVVNDLQRTFLEDWFFVTGNLINDERFFPAIPAAGDAIVRAVSDGPDKEFRKLNWIIMGALSCARDKVRIMTPYFIPDRPLISALITTSLRGVQVSLVLPALNNLPFVHWATRAYLWELLQHDIRVYYQPPPFVHTKLLLVDDIWSLVGSANLDPRSLRLNFELNLEVYDRELARQLSGRFDRTVAASQEITLAEVDGRSLPVKIRDAVAKLASPYL; translated from the coding sequence TTGGATCACGTTCTGGTTGGTCTTCTTTTTAGCTCGCTCGCCGCGCTGGGGCTGATTTCCGCGGGTCACGCCCTGCTTTTGAAACGTGACCCGCGATCTGCCCTGGGCTGGATCGTCGTCTGCCTCACCTTACCTCTCTTCGGGCCGCTCCTTTACTGGAGCATGGGCATCAATCGCATCTCGCGGAGAGCGCGTCAATGGCTGGAAAGCGGACAGAGACTGGCGGGATGGGGGAATTTCTCTCTGGTCAGAAAACAGCAGAAAGCCTGTTCCCTTCCCCCAGGCACTGAACATCTGCAGGAACTGCGCTCCTTGGCCGACCGCGTCGTAATAGCCGATCTTTTGCCGGCAAATCGGCTCACTCCACTGGAAAATGCCGAAGGCGCCTACCCAGCCATGCTGGAAGCAATCAACAGCGCCACCAGCACCATCAACCTGAGTACCTATATCTTCGATGGCGACGCCACCGGCCGGAGATTCGTTGCGGCACTGACCGATGCAGCGGAGCGAGGGGTCGAGGTGCGGGTCATTATCGACAGTCTTGGGGAGAAATACTCGCGCCCCACGGCACGTAAACTACTGAAAGGTTCAAAGGTAAAAGTGGGCAGATTCCTCCCATTGCGTCAAGGGGGCTATGTCAACCTGCGCAATCACCGAAAGATTCTGGTGGTAGACGGCAAGAAAGGCTTCACCGGCGGCATGAATATCGGCGACCGGCATGTTACGGAAAGGGTCGGCGGCCCCGCCATCGTCAAGGATATGCATTTCATGGTGGAGGGACAGGTGGTAAACGATCTGCAGCGGACTTTTCTCGAGGACTGGTTCTTCGTCACCGGAAACCTGATCAACGATGAAAGGTTCTTTCCCGCCATTCCGGCGGCAGGCGATGCCATTGTCAGGGCCGTAAGCGACGGACCGGACAAGGAATTCAGAAAGCTGAACTGGATCATCATGGGAGCCCTGTCCTGCGCCCGTGACAAGGTGCGGATCATGACCCCCTATTTCATACCGGACCGGCCGCTGATCTCCGCCCTCATCACCACTTCTCTGCGTGGCGTGCAGGTGTCACTGGTGCTGCCGGCGCTAAACAACCTTCCCTTCGTCCATTGGGCTACCCGGGCCTACCTGTGGGAACTCCTGCAGCACGACATCAGGGTCTACTACCAGCCTCCACCATTCGTCCATACCAAGCTGCTCCTGGTGGACGATATCTGGAGCCTCGTCGGCTCAGCCAACCTGGACCCGCGCAGCCTGAGATTGAATTTCGAGCTCAACCTGGAGGTCTATGACAGAGAGTTGGCAAGACAACTTTCGGGTAGGTTCGACAGGACAGTGGCCGCCTCCCAGGAAATCACCCTGGCAGAGGTTGACGGCAGAAGCCTGCCGGTAAAGATTCGTGACGCCGTGGCGAAGCTGGCTTCACCTTATCTGTAA
- a CDS encoding tetratricopeptide repeat protein, translating to MGAVSYPNSNVIDFVTSRMIPLQVPADGQVAKDFRVGWTPTIVVLDLYGKEHQRTIGFLPPEELVPSLLLGLGKADFDNGDYNDAILRFNEVLSSHRNSGAAPEALYLTGVSRYKTSHNAGNLKETYQRLAAEYPASEWVKRASPYNLL from the coding sequence ATGGGTGCGGTTTCGTATCCCAATAGCAATGTCATCGATTTTGTCACATCACGGATGATTCCCCTGCAAGTACCTGCCGACGGGCAGGTGGCCAAGGATTTCCGGGTGGGCTGGACGCCGACCATCGTCGTTCTAGATCTTTACGGCAAGGAGCATCAGCGCACCATAGGTTTCCTCCCACCGGAGGAACTGGTCCCGTCCCTGCTTCTCGGCCTCGGCAAGGCCGACTTCGACAACGGGGATTACAACGATGCCATTCTCCGCTTCAATGAGGTCCTTTCAAGCCACAGGAACAGTGGCGCAGCTCCGGAAGCCCTGTACCTGACAGGTGTCAGCCGTTACAAGACAAGCCACAATGCCGGAAACCTGAAAGAGACCTACCAGCGTCTTGCCGCCGAATATCCGGCCAGCGAATGGGTAAAGAGAGCTTCGCCATACAACCTGCTTTAG